The Spirosoma sp. SC4-14 DNA window CCCCTCGGCGACCTGTTCATCAACCTGATCAAGATGGTAATAGCTCCTATTATTTTCCTGACCATTGTGTTGGGCATCAGTAATATGGGCGATCTGAAGAAAGTGGGCCGGGTAGGCGGAAAGGCATTGCTCTACTTCGAAGTGGTTACTACCGGTGCTCTGGCAATTGGGCTGTTGCTGGCCAATGTCATTAAACCAGGCGCTGGTGTGCAAACGGCAGAGGTGAAAGGGGGCGACATCAGTAAATATGCCGAGCAGGGTGCCGAAATGGACTGGACCGAGTTCTTTCTGCACATTGTTCCAAGTAATGCCATCAAAGCGTTTGCCGAAGGCGATATTTTGCAGGTGCTGGTCTTTTCCATTCTGTTTGGGGTTGGCCTGACACGGATGGGCGAAACCGGAAAGTCGCTGATTCAGACGTTTGAACGGCTTTCGAAGGTGTTTTTCAATATTCTGGGCGTGGTGATGGTGCTGGCTCCATTGGGGGCCTTCGGCGGTATGGCGTTTACCATTGGCAAGTATGGACTGAGCACCTTATTGCCGCTGGCCAAACTGATGGGTACGGTGTATGCTACCATGTTTATCTTCATATTCGTTGTCCTTAATCTGATTCTTCGCTACTACAAAATCAGTCTGTGGGCTGTTCTGAAATTTATTAAGGAAGAACTGCTGATCGTACTCGGAACGTCGTCGTCGGAGTCGGCTTTGCCGCAGATTATGGAAAAGCTCGAAACGCTGGGCTGTTCGCGGTCGGTTGTGGGGTTGGTTGTTCCGGCAGGCTATTCGTTTAATCTGGATGGCACAACCATTTATCTGGTGATGGCAACCGTTTTTCTGGCGCAGGTGTTCGGAATCGACCTGTCATTAGGGCAGGAGTTGACCATTGTTGGGATTCTAATGATTACTTCCAAAGGGGCTGCCGGTGTAACGGGTAGTGGATTTATTGTGCTGGCCAGTACGCTTACCGCCATTAAAGTTATTCCGGTAGAGGGATTGGCATTACTACTGGGTGTCGATCGGTTTATGTCGGAAGCCCGATCGATTACGAACATTATCGGGAATACGGCCGCTACTATTTTTATTGCCAACAATGAGGGCGAGTTCGACCGGACAAAATACAACCGGGTATTGAAACAGGAAGCCGAAAACGAACTGGCAGACTATAAGTATTAAACAGCGGCTTACAGGCCCCAGCGGG harbors:
- a CDS encoding dicarboxylate/amino acid:cation symporter gives rise to the protein MRLLNNLTVRVLIAITLGILTGYFFPETAAKLKPLGDLFINLIKMVIAPIIFLTIVLGISNMGDLKKVGRVGGKALLYFEVVTTGALAIGLLLANVIKPGAGVQTAEVKGGDISKYAEQGAEMDWTEFFLHIVPSNAIKAFAEGDILQVLVFSILFGVGLTRMGETGKSLIQTFERLSKVFFNILGVVMVLAPLGAFGGMAFTIGKYGLSTLLPLAKLMGTVYATMFIFIFVVLNLILRYYKISLWAVLKFIKEELLIVLGTSSSESALPQIMEKLETLGCSRSVVGLVVPAGYSFNLDGTTIYLVMATVFLAQVFGIDLSLGQELTIVGILMITSKGAAGVTGSGFIVLASTLTAIKVIPVEGLALLLGVDRFMSEARSITNIIGNTAATIFIANNEGEFDRTKYNRVLKQEAENELADYKY